In a single window of the Limibacillus halophilus genome:
- a CDS encoding heterodisulfide reductase-related iron-sulfur binding cluster: protein MSEGSLNAPTRYPLNWEDPAFTDWEALNDEMERVFDICHGCRRCFNLCDSFPKLFDLIDESESGELDSVDRAAYKPVVDACTLCDMCFMVSCPYVPPHEFNIDFPHLMLRYRYAERKLGKHKDGLEAEITKTDRNGKLAAKVPGLANWASRTENKLTRPLIEKVAGVHREAALPKFHGKTLTLRAKSEVPEVNKEAPAYGRKAVIYATCFANYNNPEIGIAARKVLAHNGVETEVVYPGCCGMPQLEQGDFPKVSEKARHVSAELGSWIAKGYDVIALIPSCALMLKFEWPLILPADEGVATLSRATRDLSEYIVEIAGKEGLAEGLKPLPGGVALHLACHARAQNMGAKAAEMMRLIPEADVGVIARCSGHGGSWGVMKQNFETALKVGKPAARQAAKENKTFLASECPLAGEHLQQGIDRLGLTERPKIELASHPIELFARAYGL from the coding sequence ATGAGTGAAGGCAGTCTCAATGCGCCGACGCGCTATCCGTTGAACTGGGAAGATCCGGCTTTTACAGATTGGGAAGCGCTCAACGACGAGATGGAGCGTGTTTTCGATATCTGCCATGGCTGTCGCCGCTGTTTCAATCTTTGTGATTCCTTCCCCAAGCTGTTCGACCTGATAGACGAATCGGAAAGCGGTGAACTCGATAGCGTCGATCGCGCAGCTTATAAGCCGGTGGTGGATGCCTGCACGCTCTGTGACATGTGCTTCATGGTGTCTTGCCCCTACGTGCCGCCGCACGAGTTCAACATCGACTTCCCTCACCTGATGCTGCGCTACCGCTATGCGGAGCGAAAGCTTGGCAAACACAAGGACGGCTTGGAAGCGGAGATCACCAAGACGGACCGCAACGGAAAGTTGGCTGCGAAGGTGCCGGGACTCGCCAATTGGGCAAGTCGTACCGAGAACAAGCTGACAAGGCCGTTAATCGAAAAGGTGGCCGGGGTTCATCGGGAAGCGGCCCTGCCTAAGTTCCACGGCAAAACACTCACCTTACGCGCCAAAAGCGAGGTGCCGGAGGTCAACAAGGAAGCGCCTGCGTATGGTCGCAAGGCTGTGATTTATGCGACTTGTTTCGCCAACTATAACAACCCGGAAATTGGTATCGCGGCACGTAAAGTCTTGGCGCACAACGGTGTCGAAACCGAGGTGGTCTACCCTGGATGCTGCGGCATGCCGCAACTCGAGCAAGGCGACTTTCCGAAAGTCAGCGAGAAAGCCAGGCATGTATCGGCTGAATTGGGCTCATGGATTGCCAAGGGCTATGACGTGATCGCACTGATCCCTTCTTGCGCGTTGATGTTGAAGTTCGAGTGGCCGTTGATCCTGCCTGCCGACGAGGGCGTAGCAACCTTGTCCCGCGCCACGCGCGACCTCTCAGAGTACATCGTGGAGATTGCCGGAAAGGAGGGCCTTGCCGAGGGTCTGAAGCCCCTGCCGGGCGGTGTGGCGCTTCATCTGGCCTGCCATGCTCGGGCGCAGAACATGGGTGCTAAAGCCGCTGAAATGATGCGACTCATTCCCGAGGCAGATGTGGGTGTGATTGCACGCTGCTCGGGACACGGCGGCTCCTGGGGCGTCATGAAGCAGAATTTCGAAACCGCTCTGAAAGTCGGTAAACCCGCCGCACGCCAAGCCGCCAAGGAAAACAAGACCTTTTTGGCCAGCGAATGCCCTCTTGCCGGAGAGCATCTGCAGCAGGGAATAGACCGCCTGGGGTTGACGGAGAGGCCAAAGATCGAGCTGGCCAGTCACCCGATTGAACTCTTTGCCCGGGCATACGGGCTGTGA
- a CDS encoding S41 family peptidase: MLRKLLPALLLLLLLAPGVLHAQSSKSDTYEQLKLFGDVFERVRSSYVEEVTDKELVEAAINGMLSSLDPHSSYLDADSFGDMQVQTKGAFGGLGIEVTMENGFVKVVSPIDDTPAFRAGVEAGDLITHLDSEPVLGLNLSDAVDRMRGEVGSDIVLTIRRGDQEPFDITITRDVIRIQSVRSRVEGNIGYIRVTAFNEQTSPGLDKAIADLKKELGDKVIGWVVDLRNNPGGLLNQAIAVTDAFLDKGEIVSTRARDPEETYRFNAEPGDMVNGQPLIVLINGGSASASEIVAGALQDHGRAIIMGTQSFGKGSVQTIIPLPGHGAMRLTTSRYYTPSGQSIQATGIVPDIEVKQARLEEIDAGSRRREADLRGALTNGDEAGAPATEEEGAPAPEAQEAPSEGEEAAPAAASSSDYQLSRALDLLRGLALFKERAAN; the protein is encoded by the coding sequence ATGCTAAGGAAGCTTCTCCCCGCCCTCTTGCTGCTGTTGCTCTTGGCACCGGGCGTCCTCCACGCGCAGAGCTCCAAGTCGGATACTTATGAACAACTGAAGCTGTTCGGCGACGTATTCGAGCGGGTTCGTTCCTCATATGTCGAGGAAGTCACCGACAAGGAACTTGTCGAAGCCGCGATCAACGGCATGCTGTCATCGCTCGACCCGCACTCGAGTTATCTCGACGCCGATTCCTTCGGCGACATGCAGGTACAGACGAAGGGGGCATTTGGGGGTCTAGGGATCGAGGTCACGATGGAAAACGGCTTCGTCAAGGTGGTTTCGCCCATCGACGATACGCCAGCCTTTCGGGCAGGTGTTGAAGCCGGCGACTTGATTACTCACCTGGACAGCGAGCCGGTTTTGGGATTGAACCTCTCCGATGCGGTTGACCGGATGCGGGGCGAAGTCGGAAGTGACATCGTACTGACGATCCGCCGCGGCGACCAGGAACCCTTCGACATTACCATCACCCGCGATGTGATCCGTATTCAGTCGGTCCGCAGCCGCGTCGAAGGCAACATCGGCTATATCCGCGTGACGGCGTTCAACGAACAGACGTCCCCCGGCCTCGATAAGGCCATTGCCGATTTGAAGAAAGAGCTGGGCGACAAGGTGATCGGTTGGGTCGTGGATCTTCGAAATAATCCCGGAGGTTTGCTGAATCAGGCCATCGCGGTCACCGATGCGTTCTTGGATAAGGGTGAGATCGTGTCGACGCGCGCGCGCGATCCGGAGGAAACCTATCGCTTCAATGCAGAGCCCGGGGACATGGTGAACGGACAGCCGCTGATCGTGCTTATCAACGGCGGCTCCGCATCGGCCTCGGAGATTGTCGCGGGCGCGCTCCAGGACCACGGCCGCGCGATTATCATGGGCACTCAGTCATTCGGCAAGGGCTCGGTGCAAACGATCATACCGCTGCCCGGGCACGGGGCTATGCGTCTGACGACCTCGCGTTACTACACACCGTCGGGCCAGTCGATACAGGCGACCGGCATCGTGCCGGACATAGAAGTGAAGCAAGCCAGGCTCGAGGAGATCGACGCCGGCAGCCGTCGCCGCGAGGCTGATCTGCGCGGTGCGCTAACCAACGGAGATGAGGCAGGGGCGCCGGCGACTGAAGAAGAAGGAGCACCCGCTCCGGAAGCACAGGAAGCTCCGAGCGAGGGCGAAGAGGCCGCACCGGCGGCAGCCTCTAGCAGCGACTACCAGCTTTCTCGTGCCCTTGACCTTCTGCGGGGCCTGGCTTTGTTCAAGGAGCGGGCGGCGAATTAA
- the irrA gene encoding iron response transcriptional regulator IrrA: MLQARPYSHLIEQLKSAGLRPTKQRLALARLLFAQGDRHTTAEQLHCQAMDAGVGVSLATVYNTLHQFTTAGLLREVMVDPGRSYFDTNTSDHHHFFIEERGELKDIPGAAIEIAKLPEAPDGTTVRQVDIIIRVGQSKSA, encoded by the coding sequence ATGTTACAGGCACGCCCCTATAGTCATCTGATTGAGCAACTCAAGAGCGCCGGTCTTCGACCGACCAAACAGCGCTTGGCGCTTGCTCGTCTGCTGTTCGCTCAAGGCGATCGCCACACCACCGCCGAACAACTGCACTGCCAAGCGATGGATGCGGGTGTGGGTGTGTCTTTGGCGACCGTATACAACACGCTCCATCAGTTCACGACTGCCGGTTTGTTGCGCGAAGTGATGGTTGATCCCGGTCGGTCCTATTTCGACACCAACACCAGCGACCATCACCACTTCTTTATCGAAGAACGTGGTGAACTCAAGGATATCCCGGGCGCCGCCATCGAGATTGCCAAATTGCCGGAAGCGCCTGACGGTACGACCGTCCGCCAGGTCGATATCATCATTCGCGTCGGTCAGAGCAAGAGCGCCTGA
- the fabB gene encoding beta-ketoacyl-ACP synthase I has product MRRVVVTGLGVVSSIGNNKQEVTESLRKGRSGIVFAEEYAERGFRSHVHGAPTINLDDHVDRRVRRFMGDGAAYNYVAALEAIADSGLSESVISNERTGLIAGSGGPSTSNQVDAADIAREKGVKRMGPYMVPRCMSSTNSANLSTALKIKGLSYSISSACSTSAHCIGNAAELIQWGKQDVMLAGGGEELHWTLSMLFDSMGALSSKYNDTPQKASRPYDANRDGFVIAGGGGIVILEELEHAKARGAKIYGELVGYGATSDGVDMVAPSGEGAVRCMRQAISTIGNARVDYINAHGTSTPAGDITELNAVREVFGTDQPKLSSTKSLTGHAQGAAGVTEAIYSLLMMEGGFIAPSINIETPDEGAAGMPIVTSTEENAKLDCVLSNSFGFGGTNACLVFSRYDS; this is encoded by the coding sequence ATGCGTCGCGTGGTCGTCACAGGGCTGGGAGTTGTCTCCAGCATCGGCAACAACAAGCAGGAAGTCACCGAATCTCTCCGCAAAGGGCGCTCGGGGATTGTGTTCGCCGAGGAATACGCCGAGCGGGGTTTTCGCAGCCATGTTCATGGTGCACCCACGATAAATCTGGATGACCATGTAGATCGCCGTGTCCGACGGTTCATGGGTGACGGTGCAGCCTATAACTACGTTGCGGCCCTTGAGGCAATCGCTGATTCAGGTTTAAGCGAGAGCGTGATCAGCAACGAACGAACCGGTTTGATTGCCGGTTCGGGGGGACCCTCGACTTCCAATCAAGTCGACGCGGCCGATATCGCGCGCGAAAAGGGTGTTAAGCGCATGGGCCCCTACATGGTGCCGCGCTGTATGTCCTCGACAAATTCGGCGAATCTCTCCACGGCGCTCAAGATCAAGGGTCTGAGCTATTCCATTTCTTCTGCCTGTTCTACCAGTGCCCACTGTATCGGCAACGCTGCGGAGTTGATTCAATGGGGTAAACAGGACGTCATGTTGGCGGGCGGCGGCGAGGAACTGCATTGGACGCTCTCCATGCTGTTCGATTCAATGGGCGCGCTATCCAGCAAATACAACGACACGCCCCAAAAAGCTTCCCGGCCCTATGACGCCAATCGGGACGGCTTCGTCATAGCGGGCGGCGGCGGCATTGTGATCTTGGAAGAGCTGGAGCATGCCAAGGCACGCGGGGCAAAGATCTACGGCGAATTGGTCGGTTACGGCGCGACCTCGGACGGCGTTGATATGGTTGCGCCCTCGGGTGAGGGCGCCGTGCGTTGCATGCGTCAGGCCATTTCCACAATCGGCAACGCGCGAGTCGATTACATCAATGCGCATGGCACCTCCACGCCGGCGGGCGACATCACCGAGTTGAATGCGGTTCGGGAGGTGTTCGGCACGGATCAGCCAAAACTGTCTTCCACGAAATCCCTCACGGGGCACGCCCAAGGGGCCGCTGGTGTAACGGAGGCCATTTACTCGCTGCTGATGATGGAAGGCGGCTTCATAGCCCCTTCGATCAACATAGAAACCCCTGATGAAGGAGCGGCCGGAATGCCAATCGTGACGAGCACGGAAGAGAACGCGAAGCTCGATTGCGTGCTGTCGAATTCATTTGGGTTCGGTGGGACCAATGCCTGCCTGGTGTTCAGCCGCTACGACAGCTGA
- a CDS encoding rubrerythrin family protein, whose translation MSLKGTKTESNLKEAFAGESQANRRYLYFAQKADIEGFNDVAAVFRSTAEGETGHAHGHLQFLEEVGDPATGEPIGPTQANLKAAIAGETHEYTDMYPGMARAAREEGFDEIADWFETLAKAEKSHAGRFQKALETL comes from the coding sequence ATGTCTCTCAAGGGCACCAAGACAGAATCCAACCTTAAAGAGGCTTTTGCCGGTGAAAGCCAGGCCAACCGCCGCTACCTCTATTTTGCCCAGAAGGCAGACATCGAAGGTTTCAATGACGTTGCCGCGGTCTTCCGCTCCACGGCTGAAGGCGAAACCGGACATGCGCACGGGCACCTGCAGTTCTTGGAAGAGGTCGGTGATCCGGCCACGGGCGAGCCGATCGGCCCAACCCAGGCCAACCTGAAGGCGGCTATCGCCGGCGAGACCCACGAGTACACCGATATGTACCCTGGCATGGCCCGCGCCGCGCGTGAGGAAGGCTTCGACGAGATCGCTGATTGGTTCGAGACCTTGGCGAAGGCTGAGAAAAGCCACGCCGGCCGTTTCCAAAAGGCACTGGAAACCCTCTAA
- the fabA gene encoding 3-hydroxyacyl-[acyl-carrier-protein] dehydratase FabA, translating into MTSPQEPRAKNSYSYDDLIACGHGQLFGPGNARLPLPPMLMFDRITRISDQGGAFAKGEIEAELDVNPDLWFFKCHFESDPVMPGCLGLDALWQLVGFFLGWMGAPGKGRALGLGELKFSGEVLPTAKLVRYRLDLKRVIIRKLVMGIADGALEVDGKTVYEAKDLRVGLFTAGQGA; encoded by the coding sequence TTGACAAGCCCACAGGAACCGAGAGCCAAGAATAGTTACAGCTATGATGATTTGATCGCCTGCGGGCACGGTCAATTGTTTGGGCCAGGGAATGCCAGGCTCCCCCTGCCGCCTATGCTGATGTTTGATCGCATTACCAGAATTTCTGACCAGGGCGGTGCTTTTGCCAAGGGCGAAATCGAGGCAGAACTTGATGTCAATCCGGACCTCTGGTTCTTCAAGTGCCATTTTGAGAGTGATCCGGTGATGCCCGGATGCCTGGGGCTCGATGCACTGTGGCAGCTAGTCGGATTTTTCCTGGGCTGGATGGGAGCGCCCGGCAAAGGGCGGGCGTTAGGCCTTGGCGAATTGAAGTTTAGCGGCGAAGTACTGCCGACGGCAAAATTAGTGCGTTACCGCTTGGACTTGAAGCGCGTGATCATCCGCAAGTTGGTGATGGGTATCGCCGACGGTGCTTTGGAAGTGGATGGCAAAACCGTCTATGAGGCTAAGGATCTGCGCGTCGGTCTGTTTACCGCGGGTCAGGGTGCCTGA
- the rsmB gene encoding 16S rRNA (cytosine(967)-C(5))-methyltransferase RsmB — MAKANSRALALRLLIDCLERGQPLDRLLAGNVALGQLETRDRGFVRQMVATTLRRLGQIDNALGACLDKPLKPRQADLRALLRLGAVQILFMAVPAHAAVSETVALADGKLSPFRGLANAVLRRLEREKERLLADQDAARLNLPSWLWSSWASAYGEAMTRHIMAVQMEDPPLDISVKEDPEAWANRLGATILPGGSLRLTGGSGEISALPGFAEGAWWVQDAAAALPARLLGDLSGQRVFDLCAAPGGKTAQLILAGAVVTALDQDAKRLAVLRENLGRLSLTATVVQADASAWTPVEQADAILLDAPCSATGTLRRHPDIAWLRRPSDIAKIVTLQQKLLVRAAKLLAPGGTLVYAVCSLQPEEGPQLVDSFLAERSDFARKSIQPEELPGLENLITAAGDLQSLPGHLQELGGLDGFYACRLVNQG; from the coding sequence TTGGCGAAGGCTAACAGCAGAGCGCTCGCGTTACGCCTGCTCATCGATTGTCTGGAGCGTGGGCAACCTTTGGACCGCCTGCTCGCTGGAAACGTTGCCCTCGGTCAGCTTGAGACTCGCGACCGCGGCTTCGTGCGCCAGATGGTCGCGACGACCTTGCGGCGGCTCGGTCAGATCGACAATGCCCTAGGGGCTTGCCTGGACAAACCATTAAAACCCCGTCAAGCCGACTTGCGAGCCCTGTTGCGCCTGGGTGCGGTACAAATTCTCTTCATGGCCGTGCCCGCCCATGCGGCGGTTAGCGAAACCGTCGCCCTGGCTGATGGAAAGCTGAGCCCGTTTCGGGGCCTAGCCAATGCGGTGCTCCGCCGTCTCGAACGAGAGAAAGAGAGACTGTTGGCCGACCAGGACGCCGCCCGTCTCAACCTGCCGTCCTGGCTCTGGTCGTCGTGGGCGTCGGCTTATGGCGAAGCCATGACCCGGCACATCATGGCCGTTCAAATGGAAGATCCCCCCTTGGACATCAGTGTCAAGGAGGACCCCGAGGCCTGGGCCAACCGACTTGGCGCCACCATCCTGCCCGGCGGCAGTCTGCGCTTGACCGGCGGCAGCGGCGAGATTTCCGCCTTGCCCGGCTTCGCCGAAGGCGCTTGGTGGGTCCAGGATGCGGCGGCGGCGCTTCCCGCTCGTTTGCTGGGTGACCTGAGCGGCCAGCGGGTGTTCGATCTCTGCGCGGCGCCTGGCGGCAAGACAGCTCAACTCATCCTGGCCGGCGCTGTGGTCACCGCGCTCGATCAAGACGCAAAGCGTCTGGCGGTCCTCAGGGAGAACCTCGGTCGCTTGTCCTTGACGGCTACTGTCGTGCAAGCGGACGCAAGTGCGTGGACGCCTGTGGAACAGGCCGATGCCATCCTGCTAGACGCACCCTGCTCGGCCACCGGCACCTTGAGGCGGCACCCGGATATTGCCTGGCTACGCAGGCCGAGTGATATCGCCAAGATCGTAACGTTACAGCAAAAGCTGCTCGTGCGAGCCGCCAAGCTCCTCGCCCCCGGCGGTACGCTGGTTTATGCGGTCTGTTCGCTGCAGCCGGAGGAAGGACCGCAGCTCGTAGACTCGTTTCTGGCTGAAAGGAGCGATTTCGCGCGCAAGTCGATCCAACCTGAAGAACTTCCGGGATTGGAGAACTTGATCACCGCCGCCGGCGATCTGCAAAGCCTGCCCGGCCACCTTCAAGAGTTGGGGGGACTAGACGGTTTTTATGCCTGCCGGCTCGTTAATCAGGGCTGA
- a CDS encoding RNA pyrophosphohydrolase, with amino-acid sequence MSYDPEATRRLTDEEIERLEYRLGVGVMLLNAEGKVFVAQRCDMKSEAWQMPQGGIDKDEDPLQAAFRELEEEIGTASAEPLAESHEWITYDLPVDLIPKLWKGRYRGQKQKWFAMRFTGSDAEINLETGDPEFNDWRWVNHVQLPDLIVPFKQDLYKRVLAAFSHLLQP; translated from the coding sequence ATGAGCTACGACCCTGAAGCAACACGAAGACTCACGGACGAAGAGATCGAGCGGCTGGAATATCGTCTGGGTGTGGGCGTCATGCTGCTTAACGCCGAAGGCAAGGTGTTCGTGGCCCAGCGTTGCGATATGAAGAGTGAAGCCTGGCAAATGCCCCAAGGTGGCATCGACAAGGACGAAGATCCCTTGCAGGCCGCGTTTCGTGAACTGGAGGAGGAGATCGGCACAGCCAGCGCCGAGCCACTCGCTGAAAGTCACGAGTGGATCACCTATGATTTACCTGTTGATCTGATACCCAAGCTTTGGAAAGGCCGCTATCGCGGGCAAAAACAGAAATGGTTTGCCATGCGTTTTACCGGGAGCGACGCAGAGATCAATTTGGAGACCGGTGACCCGGAGTTCAACGATTGGCGCTGGGTCAATCACGTTCAACTCCCGGACCTGATCGTGCCGTTCAAGCAGGACCTTTACAAGCGCGTGCTTGCGGCCTTTTCGCACCTGCTACAGCCCTAA
- a CDS encoding DUF3501 family protein has product MARQNREISRQDILPMDIYESQRKERRRDLVALKRNRRVEVGPVATWYFENYETMWNQIHEMLYIERGGEAQIADELSAYNPLIPQGRELVATVMFEIDDAERRKRLLGKLGGIELKAFLRVNGEEVTARPEEDVERTTADGKASSVHFLHFDLTDTQATAFKQPGAEVIIGFSHPNYHHMTQISEEVRSALAQDLD; this is encoded by the coding sequence ATGGCCCGCCAGAATCGTGAGATATCGCGCCAGGACATCCTGCCGATGGACATCTATGAAAGTCAGCGCAAAGAGCGCCGCCGCGACCTCGTTGCTTTAAAACGCAACCGCCGCGTGGAAGTTGGCCCCGTCGCGACCTGGTACTTCGAAAACTACGAGACGATGTGGAATCAGATTCACGAAATGCTCTATATCGAGCGTGGCGGTGAGGCGCAGATTGCGGACGAGCTGTCCGCCTACAACCCCTTGATACCACAAGGCCGTGAACTTGTTGCAACCGTCATGTTCGAGATTGACGACGCCGAGCGCCGCAAGCGTTTGCTCGGCAAACTGGGCGGCATTGAGCTGAAAGCCTTCCTGCGTGTGAACGGCGAGGAAGTGACCGCCCGCCCGGAGGAAGACGTGGAGCGAACGACCGCTGATGGCAAAGCGTCTTCCGTTCACTTTCTGCATTTCGATCTAACCGACACACAGGCAACGGCCTTCAAGCAACCCGGCGCCGAAGTTATCATCGGTTTTAGCCATCCGAACTACCATCACATGACTCAGATCTCCGAGGAGGTCCGCAGCGCGCTTGCCCAGGACCTTGACTGA